From the genome of Aliarcobacter lanthieri:
GGCTTGCTGGAGGTTTTGATATATTTGATGGTAAAATAGCAAGAAAATACAATTTATCATCTCAATTTGGTATTCAACTTGATTCTTATGCAGACTTTTTATCTTTTGTTATTGTTCCAGCAATGTTTATATATTTTGCTGTTATTGATACAAAAGAAGAATTTTTAAATATGGCTTTTGTATCAGCTGCATTTATTTACTATGTTATATCAGGACTACGAAGACTAATTCAATTTAATATCAATGCAGATGAAGGAGAGGTTGAAAAGTATTTTACAGGAATACCAACTCCTTTAGGAGCTATACTTCTCTGGGTTGTTTATCTTATTTTCTTAATAGGTTATATCAATGAATATTTTGTATTATCTATGATGGTAGTAATTGGATATTTATTAAATTCTAAAATAAAAATCAAGCATTTATAATGAAAGAAATCATAACAATAGATTTGGGTTCTAACTCTTTTAGAGTTTTAAAATATGATGGAAAAAATCATAGAATCTTAGATGAATATCATCAAGTTGTAGGGCTTGCTGATGGTCTAATATCAACTGGATTTATATCAAAAGAAGCTCAAGAAAGAGTAGTAGAAGCATTAAAAACTGCTTCACAAAAATTGAATTTTAATATAAAAGATGCCATTTGTGTTACAACAGCAGCTATGAGAAAAGCAAAAAACTCTCAAGAAGTTTTAGAGTATTTAAAAAAACAAACTGGTGTAAAATTTAATATAATTGACTCAAATGAAGAAGCAAGACTTACTTTGTTAGCTGTAAAATATGCACTAAAAAGAGAAAAAATAGAATCAAAGAATTTTATGCTTTTAGATATTGGTGGTGGTTCAACAGAGTTAGTAATAAATCAAGATGAAAAGTTTTTTAGTAAAAGTTTTGATTTTGGAATAGTTACTATGACTCAAAAAAATATAAAAACTAGTTCTTTACAAGATGACTTAAATAGTAGGAAAAAAGAGATAAAAGATTTTATATCAAAAATAAATTTTAGTTTAAAAAATTTTATTTTTGTAGCAACAGCTGGAACTCCTACAACTTTAGCAGCAGTAAAGCTTGGAATTGATTATTTTAATTATGATAGAAATTTAGTAAATGGAACAAAAATATATTATGAAGATTTAGAAAATAGCTTAAATATATTAAAAAATAAATCTTTAGAAGAAGTTACAAAACTTGTAGGAAAAGGTAGAGTAGAGTTTATGGAAGTTGGAACTTATATCTATAAAACATTTTTTGAAGTTTTAGATAAAAAGGAATCAATAGTTTTTGATGATGGATTAAGAGAAGGTGTTGCTATAGATTTTGCAATAAAAATGTAAGCTTCAAGAAAGAAGTCTTACACTTTGTTCTTGTACTATATTTGCTTGAGCAGCAGCTAGATAGCCTGCATTTGCTTGAATATTTGTTTTTGTAAAGTCACTAGACTCTCTTCCAAAATTTATAGTTTGATTAAAAATTTGTTCATTTATTTGATTTTTAGCATCACTTTGAAGTTGTTTTGAGAAATCAACAAATTGGTTCGATAATTCTTCTAATTTTTTTGATGTATTAGAAACTGTATCTAATGCATTTTGTATATTTTGTGGATTATTTAAATTATTATTATTCACTACATCAAATATTTGATTTGTAAAATTAGCAACATTTGGTTTATCGATAGAATAAACTGCATTACTTGAACTAACTTCTATTGTTTCTTGATTGTCACTATATCTATTTGCAATTAAAGTTTCATTTTGATATTTTGTATCAAATGCTTTTTGATTAAATGCTCTTAAATCTTGATTAATAGATTGCTTTAATTCATTTTTATCATCAATATTTTGACTATTTTCAAGTTTATTTTCAATATTCTTCAAAAAGTCTTGAAGATTATCCATAGAAGATTTTGCTATTTGAGATTTTGCTATTCCATCATTTAAAGACTGAATATCTTGCGAAAATTCACTTTTTAGAATCGAACTTCTACTAACATTTAAATTTGCTGATGAATCACTACTAAAATCTTCTGCACTATATTTTAATTGAGTTTTATTTAATACTGTATTTGAACTACTATTTAAATGATTTAAGTTTTGTATATTATTAGTACTATTTATAGCATTTATATCCATATTGTTCTCCTAAAAATAGCTATTTTGAATTATTATATCATAAAAAAATTAATATTACTAAATTTTGCTTAAATTTTTAAATTTAATTATACATCAAAAGGTAATTTAATTGAAAATTGAGTAGAATAAATACTTATTTTTAGAAAATGGAGAATTATTATGAAAATGACTGGCGCAAAAATGGTTATAGAATCATTACATCAAGAAGGGGTTGAAGTAGTATTTGGATACCCTGGAGGCGCTATAATGAACGTCTATGATGAAATTTATAAACAAAACTATTTTCAACATATTTTAAATAGACATGAACAAGCTTCAATAATTGCAGCTGAAGGTTATGCAAGAGCTACTGGAAAAGTAGGAGTTGCAATAGTTACAAGTGGACCTGGATTTACAAATGCAATTACAGGAATTGCTGATGCTTATATGGATTCAACACCCCTTGTAATTATTTCTGGACAAGTTCCAACTACTATTATTGGAACAGATGGTTTTCAAGAAATAGATGCAGTTGGAATTTCAAGACCATGTACAAAGCATAATTATTTAGTAAATAAAATTGAAGATTTACCAAGAATTTTAAAAGAGGCATTTCATCTAGCAAATACTGGAAGACCAGGACCTGTTCACGTTGATATACCAAAAGATATTACAGCTCAAGTTGGAGATTTCGTATACCCTGAAGAGGTAAATATGCCAACTTATAAGCCAACAATTAATTATAATAAAAGACAATTAAAAAAGGCTATGGAAGCTATAAGCAATGCTAAAAAACCACTTTTATATATTGGTGGTGGAGCAATTTTATCAAACTGTTCTTATGAAATAAGAGATTTAGCAAAAAAACTAAATATTCCAGCAGTTGAAACACTTATGGCAAGAGGAGTTATGGGAGATGAAAATCCACTTTTCTTTGGAATGTTAGGTATGCATGGAGAGTATGCAGCAAATATGGCGGCTTATGAAACTGATTTATTAATATCTTTAGGTGCTAGATTTGACGATAGAGT
Proteins encoded in this window:
- a CDS encoding CDP-alcohol phosphatidyltransferase family protein, which codes for MSFLFNKYSHFNLANIVTFFNIACGVFAIYFLTHNDFFAAALFAWLAGGFDIFDGKIARKYNLSSQFGIQLDSYADFLSFVIVPAMFIYFAVIDTKEEFLNMAFVSAAFIYYVISGLRRLIQFNINADEGEVEKYFTGIPTPLGAILLWVVYLIFLIGYINEYFVLSMMVVIGYLLNSKIKIKHL
- a CDS encoding acetolactate synthase large subunit, which gives rise to MKMTGAKMVIESLHQEGVEVVFGYPGGAIMNVYDEIYKQNYFQHILNRHEQASIIAAEGYARATGKVGVAIVTSGPGFTNAITGIADAYMDSTPLVIISGQVPTTIIGTDGFQEIDAVGISRPCTKHNYLVNKIEDLPRILKEAFHLANTGRPGPVHVDIPKDITAQVGDFVYPEEVNMPTYKPTINYNKRQLKKAMEAISNAKKPLLYIGGGAILSNCSYEIRDLAKKLNIPAVETLMARGVMGDENPLFFGMLGMHGEYAANMAAYETDLLISLGARFDDRVTGRLDEFASKAKVIHIDIDPTSIAKLVVPDYPIVGDLKLTVKAMLEDIENYEFNDYTNWVDLLKDYREKEPLRYIDSDEVIKPQWPIQRVGKILGDNAIISTDVGQHQMWTAQFFPFSYPRQWITSGGLGTMGFGLPAALGVARAVKDTNRVVINFTGDGSILMNIQELMTCVEYDLPVINIVLNNNYLGMVRQWQTLFYENRLAETDLTAQPNFKMLIEAFGGIGYRVNTKDEFDKALKDAIEKRKPAMIEVIVARLEEVLPMVPNGHSLNEMTLLKGDK